GTTGAAGGAACAATCCATTTCCTCCGTCACCAATTCCGCGCAAAATTTGTACGACTTTCTTTCTATTCGAGTTGCTGAAGTTGAGCTTGTTAGTCGAGTAAGTGTCATGAAGCACGGATCCAAGGCCGAACAACTCAGCTACTTAAGGGAAGAGTTAGAAACAGGCGGGAAGCGTTTCTATTCCATGGGGATCGTAGATCTTAACGGCCAATTAACGCTCACAACAGGCGCGACGCTCAATATCCAGAATGAACAAAGATTCCAAGATGTCCTGCAAGGGAAAACCTGTCTCTCCGATCCTCATTTCGGCAAATTATCCGGGAAATATCTCATTTCAATCATAACCCCCGTATTTAGTGACAATAATCAAGTTACAGGATATGTTGATTTCACGCTGGATGCAGAACAAACGTTTCTCGAACATCTCCATCCCCCGCTGGAGAAAGGTGAGATTCTGATCGTTAATCGCGAAGGACTCATTTTATTTCACACGGACACTTCACAAATTTTGGACTTCAATATTTTCAGCCAATATCCTAGATTGACTCCTGCTTTTGACAAAGCGCTTCAACAAAATGCCGGCTTCTTGGATGAAGCTTACGATGGCGGTCAAAAAGCTCGCTGGTTTTATGCCAATGTCCCTAAACTAGACTGGTACTTGGCTTACTCCATGCCCGTATCTGCTTTTGAAGCGCCTACCAGCCCGCTGTTATGGTCAACAATCTGCTTAATTTTGTTGGCTGCCGCGATTATTTTTCTGCTTATTTATTTGACCGCCAATACACTCATTATTAAACGAATCAAGCAAATTTTACATGTGACAGAGTCTGTCGCGGCAGGCAACTTTTATATCAAACCTTTGGAAATTAAAAGCAAGGATGATCTTGGCGCGCTTGCTCATTCCGTGAATGGCATGATCGAGAATTTAAGAGAACTCTTCGAGCCGTTCGAAGCTTTCATTCATCACAATAATTATGCCATGATTGTCACCGATCCCAATTTTACGATCAATCATATCAATAGCAGAGCCGCAGAACTTCTAGGCTATTCTTTCGCTGAAGTGCATAAACAGGCTACCCCATACTTATGGCTTGACCAAGAGCAACTAACAGAGCGAGCTGCGAAATATTCTGCGGAACTAGGAGAATATGTACCAGCGGACTGCACGGCGCTCGTTATTCGAACCCTGCGTCAATTGAAAGAAGATACCGAGTGGATCTGGCATCACAAAGATGGCAGCCGCATCTACGTTCAATTAAGTGTAAGCGGCATTACGCATCCAAGCGGCGATTTGAAAGGGTACGTCTTCATCGCTCGGGATATCAGCGATATTAAAGAAAGCAACGAAACGAAACAGCGACTCCTGACCATTGTAGAAAGCGCGCGGGACGCGATTATTTCGTTTGACATGGATGGCTTTATCTTCTATATGAATCAGGCTGGCAGAAGCTCTATAGGAGTAGCGGAAGGCGACACCTCCGAAAAGCATTTCAACGACCTCGTTGAAATTATGAACGATGATATCAACTTTGATAAAGGTCTGGAAACAGCCATTCAGGAGGGCTTCTGGGAATTTGAGGCCGAAGTGTTAACGAGAGAGCAACGCCAAATGTTTCTTTCTATCATTATCGTGCCGCACTGCCCCACGGACAAAGAAGCGCACTATTTCTCTGCCATCACGCGGGATATCACAGATCGCATACAAGCAAAAGATGAGCTTATTCGAGCGAAACAAGAAGCAGATGAAGCCAATTTGGCGAAGGGTATTTTCCTTGCCCGAATGAGCCATGAAATTCGAACACCTTTGAATGGCATCGTCGGATTATCCCACTTGATGGAGCGTACAACAATGTCCTCTCTTCAGAAGGACTATATGAGTAAAATAACCAGATCCTCTCTGGCTCTTTCCCAAATCATCAATGATATTTTGGATTTCTCCAAACTCGAGGTAGACAAGCTAGCCATTGAGCATCGTGAGTTTCTTTTAGATGAAACGATTGATCGCGTATGTGAAACGCTAAGCGTCTTGCTCGGTCACAAACCCGTTGATTTCATTTGCGATATCCATGACCAAGTTCCGCTTGGACTTATTGGCGATTCCCTGCGGCTGTATCAAGTGCTTCTCAATATCACTTCGAATGCGATAAAATTCACAGATCAAGGCACAGTCAGCCTACAGGTTCGCGTGGAGCAGCTAGGGGAAGAGGAAGTTCATATTCGCTTCACTATCCTGGATACAGGTATCGGGATGAATGACGAACAGATCGCCATGCTCTTCCAACCTTTTGTTCAAGCCGACGAAGTGGCAAGCCGCAAATTCGGCGGTACCGGTCTTGGACTGGTTATTTCCAAAAATATTATCGAAAATATGGGCGGCACCATCGAGGTGACTAGTCATCCATTATCAGGCAGTGAATTCCGAATCATTCTGCCCTTTGCTTTCTGCCACGAACCTATGAAAACTTTGCAACGCTTCCCGCTTCGCACCTTTATTGTGGAGGATCATTCTGAACTGAATCGCGTACTTGTCCATATGCTCCAAACGATGTGTATAGAAGCCGCAGGTGTCCATACGTGGAAAGAAGCAAGAAGAGCTATCGAGGTCATACCTATCGATCTGCTCATCCTGGATATGGAAGCTGCCGATATGTACGGGGAAGAAGTGTGGCTGGACATGCTCGAGGCAAGCAAACACCAAAGAATCAAAACGATCATCTACACAACGCTGCCCGGACGGGATGCATTGGAAATGCTCCCGGCGCAATCTATGCCAACTGCCATTTTGGTTAAACCCATCTCAAAAAGTGTTCTTTATCAAACTTTACAAACGTTGACCAACTCCCCGCCATCCGAAGAGTTAAGCTCACCTCCCCCTATACAGGAGCAATCAACAGAAGACTTGCACGCCAAACCCCGTATTCTGTTGGTTGAAGACAATGAAATTAATCAAGTGGTTGCCCGCACACTGCTCGAGAACATGCATTGTGACGTCCAGATAGCACCAGGCGGTTTAGAAGCTTTGCAGGCTTTGGAGATTACCCGCTATGACCTCATCTTGATGGACATTCACATGCCTGGCCTTGATGGTATCGAAACGACCAAGCTCATTCGTCTTCAACCTCAGTGGAGTCAGATTCCGATTATTGCCGTAACGGCTGATTCCACTACGGAACAACGCTTGGCATGTCTACGCGCCGGTATGAATGAGGTGATCTCTAAACCAATTATTCCAGACCGATTATTCACCGTTGTAGAAACATTCCTGCAGCAAAGCAAACAAATGGCGGGGCTTGATCTAGATACGGCGGAAGGACTAAGTAGAGTCGGGGGAAAAACAGACATCTATCAAGGCATGCTGCGAAAGTTCTTAACACAGTCCGCCTCTGTCAGTGAACATCTCACCCAGCAGATACAAAATGGAAATTATGAAGAGGCGATCAGCCTCTTGCATGCCTTGCGGGGTTCTTCAAGCAACCTGTCTGCCAATCGCGTGTTTGCCGCGGCAACTTTACTGGAAGATAGGCTCAAACAAGTCAAAGAAGAACCGGATGACATTCAAACGATCCTGATAGAGAATCAACTTCAATCACTCACTTTCGTCTTAGACGTTGTGATGCTTAAGATCCAAAATCTGCTTGTTGATTGAAAAATGTGCTGATTTATGTCACTATATGCATAGGTTCTTCTGTTCCTTAGCAGGTAATTTATACGTATAGGTGGTTTAATCATGACAGTACAAAGCGCTCCTTACCGCATTTTGTTGTATTATAAATTCGTCACCATTATGGACCACGAGGCGTTAGCCCGTGAACATTTGGCTTATTGCAAAAAACTTGGCATCAAAGGACGCATCCTGATTGCTCCGGAAGGTATCAATGGTACGCTTTCGGGGACTGTGGAGCAAACTGATGCTTACATGGCTATGATGCGCCAAGTCCCTCAGTTTCGAGATATGGTTTATAAAATAGATGAGAGTGAAGGCCATGCTTTCAAAAAGCTGTTCGTTCGCCCGAAAAAGGAACTCGTCACCTTCCGCTTGGAGGAAGATGTCAATCCGAATGAATTAACCGGCACTCATCTGAAGCCTAAGGAATTCTACGAAAAACTGTTGCAAGAGGATGTTATTGTCCTTGATGGCCGCAATCATTATGAATTCGACATCGGCCATTTCCGCGGCGCTATTCGTCCGGAAGTTGAAACGACAAGAGAATTCCCGGAGTGGATTCGCACCAACCTGCAGGACTTCAAGGATAAACCGATTCTGACTTACTGCACAGGCGGAATCCGCTGCGAGAAGCTATCCGGATTCCTTATTCAGGAAGGCTTCAAAGACGTCTACCAACTCGATGGCGGTATTGTCAGCTACGGGAAAGACGAAGAAGTGCAAGGCCGGCTTTTCGACGGCAAATGCTACGTCTTCGACGAACGGATCTCAGTCCCCATCAACCGGACTGACGAAGATATTGTGGTTGGCAAATGCTACCACTGCGGAACGGCCGAAGATCGCTACATTAACTGTGCGAACGATCTCTGCCATTTGAAGCACATCTGCTGCGAAGCCTGTGAAGAGGAGCACAACAGCTTCTGCTCCAAGGAGTGCGAGGAGAAGACGCTTAGCTCACTTGAGGCTTAAAGGCGTTCTTATCGAGAGCCTTTCATAAATAGGTGACCATCTGCATGCATTAAAAATGCCGCTATCTGGCCGGAATCCAGATAGCGGCATTTTTATTACGTACTAGTTTGCAGGTGCTTCTGTAATGGTATATACACCATTGACAACGGTGTTGAACGTATAGGCAAGCTCGTTTGTATGTCTCGTGGTACCTCGTGTTGCTGGGACCGTAATACCGTTTTTGTCTTTAACAACGATGCCATTCGCCCATGGAGATACCAGGGTAACTGATTTACCCACGTCGCTGATGATTTCGGCTGACAGCACTTTTCCGTTTTTCAGTTCGCTCGAAACACGGAATGCGTTTTTCGCGCGCAAGGTAACAAACTTGGCATCAACGTTCTTACTCCATGCCGGGAATAGACGCATTTCGAACGTTCCTCCGGAAATGTCATTCAACTCGTTCTGCAGCAGCATGCTGTTGACACTTTCCAGCGCACCGCTATTTTCATAAGAGGCACCGCTGTCATAGAACTTCTTGCTATTGTAGATCATGTTTAGCGTTTTATGGAAACGATCGGTTAAAAGATCAGCATCAACTCCTATTCTTGCAGCAACGGTGTACGACTTTGAAAAACCATTAAGTGTGCCGCCATTGAAATGCGGATTCAAATAATCGCCATAATCGAAGGTATCCTTGGCAATTTGAAGAAGCGCAGGGTCTGAACCTATGTTGATCAATTCACTTGGATGAACGGAGCCTTCCATGACAACAGGCTGGTTGTTATTCGAGATGTAAGCAGCCCATGGTAAATCATAGTATTTAACTTGAATTGGATTAGCGCTCTCAACACCGCCTACAAAAATCTCCTTGTTATGGCTGAAGCCAAGTGCAGCTAATTGGC
Above is a genomic segment from Paenibacillus sp. HWE-109 containing:
- the trhO gene encoding oxygen-dependent tRNA uridine(34) hydroxylase TrhO, with protein sequence MTVQSAPYRILLYYKFVTIMDHEALAREHLAYCKKLGIKGRILIAPEGINGTLSGTVEQTDAYMAMMRQVPQFRDMVYKIDESEGHAFKKLFVRPKKELVTFRLEEDVNPNELTGTHLKPKEFYEKLLQEDVIVLDGRNHYEFDIGHFRGAIRPEVETTREFPEWIRTNLQDFKDKPILTYCTGGIRCEKLSGFLIQEGFKDVYQLDGGIVSYGKDEEVQGRLFDGKCYVFDERISVPINRTDEDIVVGKCYHCGTAEDRYINCANDLCHLKHICCEACEEEHNSFCSKECEEKTLSSLEA
- a CDS encoding response regulator, producing the protein MSSSLRFKLVALLVLITSISIAVVGITNYVLSRNKLIDQLKEQSISSVTNSAQNLYDFLSIRVAEVELVSRVSVMKHGSKAEQLSYLREELETGGKRFYSMGIVDLNGQLTLTTGATLNIQNEQRFQDVLQGKTCLSDPHFGKLSGKYLISIITPVFSDNNQVTGYVDFTLDAEQTFLEHLHPPLEKGEILIVNREGLILFHTDTSQILDFNIFSQYPRLTPAFDKALQQNAGFLDEAYDGGQKARWFYANVPKLDWYLAYSMPVSAFEAPTSPLLWSTICLILLAAAIIFLLIYLTANTLIIKRIKQILHVTESVAAGNFYIKPLEIKSKDDLGALAHSVNGMIENLRELFEPFEAFIHHNNYAMIVTDPNFTINHINSRAAELLGYSFAEVHKQATPYLWLDQEQLTERAAKYSAELGEYVPADCTALVIRTLRQLKEDTEWIWHHKDGSRIYVQLSVSGITHPSGDLKGYVFIARDISDIKESNETKQRLLTIVESARDAIISFDMDGFIFYMNQAGRSSIGVAEGDTSEKHFNDLVEIMNDDINFDKGLETAIQEGFWEFEAEVLTREQRQMFLSIIIVPHCPTDKEAHYFSAITRDITDRIQAKDELIRAKQEADEANLAKGIFLARMSHEIRTPLNGIVGLSHLMERTTMSSLQKDYMSKITRSSLALSQIINDILDFSKLEVDKLAIEHREFLLDETIDRVCETLSVLLGHKPVDFICDIHDQVPLGLIGDSLRLYQVLLNITSNAIKFTDQGTVSLQVRVEQLGEEEVHIRFTILDTGIGMNDEQIAMLFQPFVQADEVASRKFGGTGLGLVISKNIIENMGGTIEVTSHPLSGSEFRIILPFAFCHEPMKTLQRFPLRTFIVEDHSELNRVLVHMLQTMCIEAAGVHTWKEARRAIEVIPIDLLILDMEAADMYGEEVWLDMLEASKHQRIKTIIYTTLPGRDALEMLPAQSMPTAILVKPISKSVLYQTLQTLTNSPPSEELSSPPPIQEQSTEDLHAKPRILLVEDNEINQVVARTLLENMHCDVQIAPGGLEALQALEITRYDLILMDIHMPGLDGIETTKLIRLQPQWSQIPIIAVTADSTTEQRLACLRAGMNEVISKPIIPDRLFTVVETFLQQSKQMAGLDLDTAEGLSRVGGKTDIYQGMLRKFLTQSASVSEHLTQQIQNGNYEEAISLLHALRGSSSNLSANRVFAAATLLEDRLKQVKEEPDDIQTILIENQLQSLTFVLDVVMLKIQNLLVD
- a CDS encoding glycosyl hydrolase family 95 catalytic domain-containing protein, with translation MAFYGKLDPAPVASERIPQLSSDQKTNVALFTRALEWDWLYNRDDEDLKRFIYPAIKQVVQFYCDFVVKKEDGKYWVYNSANNEGGWNINASMDMGYIRSTFRDFMEMAQRLNVDADLVAKCQEVLANLSPIPTSTNNPTTVSQLAALGFSHNKEIFVGGVESANPIQVKYYDLPWAAYISNNNQPVVMEGSVHPSELINIGSDPALLQIAKDTFDYGDYLNPHFNGGTLNGFSKSYTVAARIGVDADLLTDRFHKTLNMIYNSKKFYDSGASYENSGALESVNSMLLQNELNDISGGTFEMRLFPAWSKNVDAKFVTLRAKNAFRVSSELKNGKVLSAEIISDVGKSVTLVSPWANGIVVKDKNGITVPATRGTTRHTNELAYTFNTVVNGVYTITEAPAN